A part of Heliangelus exortis chromosome 3, bHelExo1.hap1, whole genome shotgun sequence genomic DNA contains:
- the NCOA7 gene encoding nuclear receptor coactivator 7 isoform X7 — translation MMKGKQMPLNIRIIYCARPDQEEPFVEIITVEEAKRRKSVCSYYEEEEDDTLPVLKHHSALLENMHIEQLARCLPARVQGYPWCLAYSTLEHGTSLKTLYRKSASLDSPVLLVIKDMDNQIFGAYATHPFRFSDHYYGTGETFLYTFCPNFKVFKWSGDNTYFINGDTSSLELGGGGGRFGLWLDADLYHGRSNCCSTFNNDILSKKEDFIIQDLEVWTFE, via the exons ATGATGAAAGGCAAGCAAATGCCCCTGAATATTCGAATTATATACTGTGCCAGACCTGACCAGGAGGAACCTTTTGTGGAG ATCATTACTGTAGAAGAAGCAAAACGGCGAAAGAGCGTTTGCAGTTACtatgaagaggaagaagatgatACTTTGCCTGTCTTAAAGCATCACAGTGCTCTCCTGGAGAATATGCACATAGAACAG CTTGCCCGCTGCTTACCTGCACGAGTGCAGGGGTATCCATGGTGCCTTGCATACAGTACACTGGAGCATGGGACAAGCCTGAAGACTCTGTACCGTAAATCAGCATCTCTTGACAGTCCAGTTCTCCTTGTCATCAAGGATATGGACAACCAG ATATTTGGAGCTTATGCTACACATCCCTTCAGGTTTAGTGACCATTACTATGGCACTGGTGAAACATTCCTCTACACATTCTGTCCAAATTTCAAG GTATTCAAATGGAGTGGAGACAACACCTACTTCATTAATGGAGACACCAGCTCTCTGGAGCTTGGAGGTGGAGG TGGCCGGTTTGGCTTGTGGTTGGATGCAGATCTGTATCATGGGCGAAGCAACTGCTGCAGCACCTTCAATAATGACATCTTATCTAAGAAAGAAGATTTCATAATACAAGATTTAGAAGTATGGACATTTGAATGA
- the HINT3 gene encoding adenosine 5'-monophosphoramidase HINT3 translates to MAGEAAAAAAADSGEGKEAGNGGGYDGKCVFCRIARREEPGTALLPCQYEDLVCFRDIRPNAPHHYLVVPVEHMGNCKTLKSEHIPIVKRMMEVGKSVLQKNNFNDLNDVRMGFHWPPFCSISHLHLHVLAPESQLGFLSRLVYRINSYWFITAEQLIERLQTENAAS, encoded by the exons ATggcgggggaggcggcggcggcagcggcagccGACAGCGGTGAAGGGAAGGAAGCCGGGAACGGTGGCGGCTATGACGGCAAGTGCGTGTTCTGCAGGATCGCCCGCCGGGAGGAGCCGGGCACGGCgctgctgccctgccag TATGAAGACCTTGTTTGCTTTAGAGATATCAGGCCTAATGCCCCCCACCACTACCTGGTGGTGCCGGTGGAGCACATGGGAAACTGCAAAACGCTGAAGTCAGAACACATACCTATAG tGAAGAGAATGATGGAAGTTGGAAAATCTGTcctccagaaaaataattttaatgaccTGAATGATGTAAG aatgGGTTTTCACTGGCCTCCATTCTGCTCAATATCCCACTTGCATCTTCATGTCCTAGCCCCGGAGAGTCAGCTAGGATTCTTATCCAGACTTGTGTACAGAATAAATTCCTATTGGTTTATCACA GCTGAGCAACTGATTGAGCGACTGCAAACTGAAAATGCTGCCAGCTGA